A single window of Vigna unguiculata cultivar IT97K-499-35 chromosome 1, ASM411807v1, whole genome shotgun sequence DNA harbors:
- the LOC114173062 gene encoding dirigent protein 22-like encodes MVASPPYTIIIFIPTLMAKFQTFFSTFFLTLLFASLVSATFYQTISPDQLRAREKLTHIRFYFHEQITNEKPSLLIIDPPKIMADSPLPFGSMVVIENRLTIGPDVESKRIGKAQGFYLSATQRPGLDLEIVMSFTLTFLEGEFNGSTLCVSGRNEIMLPVREMPIIGGTGAFRFARGFVHARSVKVDYHKGDATVEYNVYVYHYSSTTSSSHHQRVNEGLNFMTDPILSKI; translated from the coding sequence ATGGTAGCATCACCACCATACACAATTATCATCTTCATTCCCACTCTCATGGCTAAGTTTCAAACCTTCTTCTCCACTTTCTTTCTTACCCTTCTTTTCGCTTCTCTGGTTTCCGCCACCTTCTACCAAACTATCTCTCCCGATCAGTTACGTGCTCGTGAGAAACTCACACACATTCGCTTCTACTTTCACGAACAGATCACAAACGAGAAACCCTCTCTCCTCATAATCGACCCTCCAAAGATCATGGCAGACTCTCCTCTTCCATTCGGGTCCATGGTGGTGATCGAGAACCGATTGACGATTGGACCTGATGTCGAGTCCAAAAGGATAGGAAAAGCTCAGGGCTTTTACCTCTCTGCAACCCAAAGGCCAGGTTTGGATTTGGAGATTGTGATGAGTTTTACCTTGACATTCTTGGAAGGAGAATTCAATGGCAGCACTTTGTGTGTGTCGGGGAGGAACGAGATCATGCTTCCAGTGAGAGAGATGCCGATTATTGGTGGCACAGGTGCTTTCCGCTTCGCACGTGGTTTCGTTCATGCTCGCAGCGTCAAGGTCGATTACCACAAAGGTGATGCTACAGTTGAATACAATGTCTACGTCTACCATTATTCCTCCACCACCTCTTCCTCTCATCATCAACGTGTTAACGAGGGTCTTAACTTCATGACAGACCCCATTCTcagcaaaatataa
- the LOC114186766 gene encoding dirigent protein 22-like, giving the protein MANFNTFFLPLTLSFLFASLVSATFYQTLSPDQLRSREKLTHIRFYFHEQITNEKPSLLIIDPPKIMADSPLPFGSMVVIENRLTIGPDVESKRIGKAQGFYLSATQRPGLDLEIVMSFTLTFLEGEFNGSTLCVSGRNEIMLPVREMPIIGGTGAFRFARGFVHARSVKVDYHKGDATVEYNVYVYHYSSTTTTTSSSHQHVNEGLNFMTDPILSKI; this is encoded by the coding sequence ATGGCAAACTTCAAcactttctttcttcctttaacCCTTTCCTTCCTTTTCGCTTCTCTGGTTTCCGCCACCTTCTACCAAACTCTCTCTCCCGATCAGTTACGTTCTCGTGAGAAGCTCACACACATTCGCTTCTACTTTCACGAACAGATCACCAACGAGAAACCCTCTCTCCTCATAATCGACCCTCCAAAGATCATGGCAGACTCTCCTCTTCCATTCGGGTCCATGGTGGTGATCGAGAACCGATTGACGATTGGACCTGATGTCGAGTCCAAAAGGATAGGAAAAGCTCAGGGCTTTTACCTCTCTGCAACCCAAAGGCCAGGTTTGGATTTGGAGATTGTGATGAGTTTTACCTTGACATTCTTGGAAGGAGAATTCAATGGCAGCACTTTGTGTGTGTCGGGGAGGAACGAGATCATGCTTCCAGTGAGAGAGATGCCGATTATTGGTGGCACAGGTGCTTTCCGCTTCGCACGTGGTTTTGTTCATGCTCGCAGTGTCAAGGTCGATTACCACAAAGGTGATGCCACAGTCGAATACAATGTTTACGTCTACCATTattcctccaccaccaccaccacctcttCCTCTCATCAACATGTTAACGAGGGTCTTAACTTCATGACAGACCCCATTCTCAGCAAAATATAA